GCGCATGAATACCTCGCGCTGCAAGAGCGCGGTTCGCTCGCAATGCCCGACAGACACCGCGAGCACTTCGTCAAAGTCATGCGCAGGGCGAATACCTGGCAGGCAATCGTGGGCGATGGCTCAGGCAAAATCTCACCTGCAATGGTTGAAAAATCCACCCTGTTGCTCACCGACAGGCAGCGTGAAATCACGTTGCAACGCAAGGCTCGCGCAGTGACACTCGTGCAGGCCTGGATCAAGCCGAAAGCGCTGAGCCTCGTGTTACAGAAAGCGGCCGAACTGGGCGCGAGCCACATTCATCTCATCGACTGCGACCGTTCCCAGGCGATGCACGAAAAAACGGCGCGTATCGAGGCGGTGGTCGAAAATGCCTGTATGCAGGCGTATAACCCCGTGAGGCCGCACGTTACCACGGGAAATCTCGCCGCGTGGCTGACGGCACCTCAATCTGAGATGCTTTACGGCGACCTCGAAGCCGAAGCGCGCATTACAGATTTTTCGGCTTCGGCTGGCAGCAGCCTGTGCTTCATCAACGGCCCCGAAGGCGGGTTCAGTGACGCCGAAATCGCACGGCTGAGGCAGGTCGCACGGCCGGTTCTGCTTTCT
The sequence above is a segment of the Turneriella parva DSM 21527 genome. Coding sequences within it:
- a CDS encoding 16S rRNA (uracil(1498)-N(3))-methyltransferase, coding for MTEAAPPLRRLQKDHALILLTAHEYLALQERGSLAMPDRHREHFVKVMRRANTWQAIVGDGSGKISPAMVEKSTLLLTDRQREITLQRKARAVTLVQAWIKPKALSLVLQKAAELGASHIHLIDCDRSQAMHEKTARIEAVVENACMQAYNPVRPHVTTGNLAAWLTAPQSEMLYGDLEAEARITDFSASAGSSLCFINGPEGGFSDAEIARLRQVARPVLLSENVLRSETAAIFALGYLCLQP